The sequence GCAAAAAAAACCGAAAATATCAGCAACCTTTAACCATGGATGTGAAAATGCTTTAACTTCCTATCTAGCATAGTTCGCCAGAAGTGCACGTAGAACAAGTATTTACGTTTGTCAGGGTTACAATATGCGAGTTTTTCTACAAAAGTCGGTTAATGAGAGTTATATAGCAGTGGTAATAGCATATACTATTTAGTGATTGTCGTACCACGGCATGGCGTGGAATGTCTAATCTTACTTTTATGATAAGTGTCAGCTAAATTTTCCATCGAGTCTTGAACTAGTTTGCTTATTGAGTCTCGTCTTTAGGCTCTTCATCGATTCCCTCGATTTTCTTGGCGGGTCTCCCATTTGAATCGGTATGACTCGCTCCTTCGGTTTCTCAATCGACAATTTTGGCGCCTCCAGAGTCAGAATGCCGTCTTGTGACATGTAGGACTTGACGTTGTCAACATCCGTGCCTCGCGGTAGAACGTATTGTCGTTTGAATTCACGCGTTATGTATCCGTGTTCGTCTTCTTTCTCTTCGTGTTTGGCGTGAACCACGATGCGGTCTTCCACCAGCTTGACGTTAATTTCTTCGGGGCTGAAGTGCTGCACGTCCAGCATGACTCGAAACCTGTCGGCCGTGTCTTCATATTGGCTCGGACGCCGCTGCGCCAACCGACCTGCACTTGGACGCCGATTTGTCGACGGCGAGACATAGTAACCTCGATACAGACTCGGCGTGTAGGAGGATGGGATCAGGCCGAGCCCACTGCGTTGGTAGCCGAGTGCTTCGTCGAACAAACGGGAATTGCGGTCGAAGTCATCAAAGAACGGGTGGCTGAATGGAATCTCAGACATATTTGTTGGTCGGCTCAGCAGTCGAAGTTTTTATCCTGTGAGATCACCACTTTGCAATATTGGTAATGACTTCTAGGCGGTGTGGGGGAAAAGTGCGAACCGCTCCTTTAtatcaacaatatttcaaaactatagaATTTAACTTTGCAAAAATCCGTTACATAACTTGTGGATAGGTCATCGGTATGAAAATAAGGTTACCTAATTAGACGTCATTAACATAAATAAAATGCTAATATtacccatagaccctcgaggtttttctcgagggtctatgtatTACCTGATGCATATAACGCGATAGATCTTGAGCGACATGCTCAAAAGTGGAAAAGAGTGCAGTGTTAAACTGGCCAAAATTTCAGCCTTCTTGCTTTTGCAAAATTATAGATATGGCTGGACACCAATAATTGTGTGGAATTCTTGGAATCAATGTTCATGTCCTGCCACTTTTTAGaagtaaatatacaaaataagtGTATTcggaaaattttaaacaaattgcACAACATTGTCACCACTCCTATCAGATACATTGGTCTATCCCTCAACGaccgtacaaattttgaaaaagttcgTTATATCTATTCGTCAATATGTAAATCTGTACCTTTGATATGTGTATTCATAATACATTATGGAAGGCATTGTGTTGTAAATTATTGGAATTGGAATTGGTTAGGTaaataaaatttggtgaaaagtGACCCTGTC comes from Ptychodera flava strain L36383 chromosome 8, AS_Pfla_20210202, whole genome shotgun sequence and encodes:
- the LOC139139039 gene encoding alpha-crystallin B chain-like — protein: MSEIPFSHPFFDDFDRNSRLFDEALGYQRSGLGLIPSSYTPSLYRGYYVSPSTNRRPSAGRLAQRRPSQYEDTADRFRVMLDVQHFSPEEINVKLVEDRIVVHAKHEEKEDEHGYITREFKRQYVLPRGTDVDNVKSYMSQDGILTLEAPKLSIEKPKERVIPIQMGDPPRKSRESMKSLKTRLNKQTSSRLDGKFS